In one Oncorhynchus nerka isolate Pitt River linkage group LG7, Oner_Uvic_2.0, whole genome shotgun sequence genomic region, the following are encoded:
- the LOC115132725 gene encoding transcriptional repressor p66-beta-like isoform X2 has protein sequence MERMSEEALRLNLLKRGLETSEEREEALAKRLKMEGHEAMERLKMLALLKRKDLAALEGAAAVAAGSLDGSKGGPGGSRHHHHHHQSMLAGAAAAYEEKMNGRLGGHGGPSKNGKENMVDEPVDFSARRGDVDRERHTPSPDVIILSDNEASSPRGTPHPGERLHQANLEIFKGKNGDERQQMIKALREELRLEEARLVLLKKLRQSQIQKENVVQKVPVVQNSPSSVQPSPIHSSQGMGKLPVRPGMHTPEPQNLRTAQGHTVIRSGANASLPPMMMSQRVIAPNPSHLQGQRMPSKSGMSRSSTGSMSYQQATSQQVTASQRSGSSAIYMNLAHMQAAAGGVAGVGMGSGGMGAVSPSTMSSGTGGGGSSGVSSLADQASSQAAAKLALRKQLEKTLLEIPPPKPPAPLLHFLPSAANSEFIYMVGLEEVVQSVIDSQGKLRGALSRMEPFFCAQCRIDFTPHWKQEKGGRILCEQCMTSNQKKALKAEHTNRLKNAFVKALQQEQEIEQRLQQQAALSPSTAPTVPNVGKAETMIRHHALRQAPQPQASMQRGLSSSARGVLSNFAQASQLSVASGLLGMTGKQRCGGGGGGGTSGGGGSSRIQHDGRRQIYNIPGLNIAYLNQGGVGANKGSSLADRQREYLLDMIPPRSISQSINGQK, from the exons ATGGAGCGGATGTCTGAGGAGGCGCTGAGGCTGAACCTGCTCAAGCGGGGCCTGGAGACGTCCGAGGAGCGTGAAGAAGCCCTGGCCAAGCGCCTCAAGATGGAGGGCCACGAGGCTATGGAGCGCCTCAAGATGCTGGCCTTGCTCAAGCGCAAGGACCTGGCCGCGTTGGAAGGGGCGGCAGCGGTGGCTGCCGGATCCCTGGACGGCAGCAAAGGGGGGCCGGGGGGgagccgccaccaccaccaccaccaccaaagtaTGCTGGCAGGCGCGGCGGCGGCCTATGAGGAGAAGATGAACGGGAGGCTGGGGGGCCACGGAGGCCCCAGTAAGAATGGCAAGGAGAACATGGTGGACGAACCAGTGGACTTCAGCGCCAGAAGAGG CGACGTGGACCGTGAGCGACACACTCCGTCCCCGGACGTGATCATCCTGTCGGACAACGAGGCATCCAGTCCCAGAGGAACGCCCCACCCCGGAGAGAGGCTGCACCAGGCCAACCTGGAGATCTTCAAG GGGAAGAATGGTGACGAGCGACAGCAGATGATCAAGGCTCTGAGGGAAGAGCTGCGTCTGGAGGAGGCCCGTCTGGTGCTGCTCAAGAAGCTTCGGCAGAGCCAGATCCAGAAGGAGAACGTTGTGCAGAAG GTACCTGTGGTCCAGAATAGCCCCTCTTCGGTGCAGCCGTCCCCCATCCACAGTTCACAGGGGATGGGAAAGCTGCCGGTGCGCCCTGGCATGCACACCCCAGAGCCCCAGAACCTCCGCActgcacag GGTCACACAGTCATCAGGTCGGGGGCCAACGCCTCCCTGCCCCCGATGATGATGTCACAGAGGGTCATCGCCCCCAACCCGTCCCATCTGCAGGGCCAGAGAATGCCCTCCAAGTCTGGCATGAGCCGCTCTAGCACGGGCAGCATGAGCTACCAGCAG GCCACTAGCCAGCAGGTGACGGCGTCCCAGCGTTCGGGCTCCTCTGCAATCTACATGAACTTGGCCCACATGCAGGCGGCGGCTGGTGGCGTGGCCGGTGTGGGGATGGGCAGCGGCGGGATGGGCGCTGTTAGCCCTTCCACCATGTCGAGCGGCACAGGTGGCGGCGGCAGCTCCGGCGTGAGTTCCCTGGCGGACCAGGCCAGCAGCCAAGCGGCAGCCAAGCTGGCCTTGCGCAAACAGCTGGAGAAGACCCTGCTGGAGATCCCGCCGCCCAAGCCACCAGCCCCACTCCTGCACTTCCTGCCGTCGGCGGCCAACAGCGAGTTCATCTACATGGTGGGCCTGGAGGAGGTGGTGCAGAGCGTCATCGACAGCCAGG GTAAGCTGCGGGGGGCGCTGTCACGCATGGAGCCCTTCTTCTGCGCCCAGTGCAGGATCGACTTCACCCCACACTGGAAGCAGGAGAAAGGCGGGCGTATCCTCTGCGAGCAGTGCATGACGTCCAATCAGAAGAAGGCCCTGAAGGCGGAGCACACTAATAGGCTGAAGAACGCATTCGTCAAGGCCCTGCAGCAGGAGCAG GAGATTGAGCAAAGGCTCCAGCAGCAGGCGGCCCTCTCCCCCAGCACGGCTCCGACTGTTCCCAACGTCGGCAAGGCTGAGACCATGATCCGACATCACGCCCTGCGTCAG GCTCCCCAGCCTCAGGCCTCCATGCAGCGGGGTCTCTCCAGCTCGGCGAGGGGCGTCCTCTCCAACTTCGCCCAGGCCTCCCAGCTCTCCGTGGCCAGCGGCCTGCTGGGGATGACGGGGAAGCAGCgctgtggaggaggtggtggtggcggAACTAGTGGCGGCGGTGGCAGCAGTCGGATCCAGCATGATGGCCGCCGCCAGATCTACAACATCCCCG ggTTGAACATTGCCTACCTGAACCAAGGAGGGGTCGGGGCCAACAAAGGCTCCAGCTTAGCGGACCGCCAGAGGGAGTACCTGTTGGACATGATCCCGCCACGCTCCATATCACAGTCCATCAACGGACAGAAATGA
- the LOC115132725 gene encoding transcriptional repressor p66-beta-like isoform X1 encodes MERMSEEALRLNLLKRGLETSEEREEALAKRLKMEGHEAMERLKMLALLKRKDLAALEGAAAVAAGSLDGSKGGPGGSRHHHHHHQSMLAGAAAAYEEKMNGRLGGHGGPSKNGKENMVDEPVDFSARRGDVDRERHTPSPDVIILSDNEASSPRGTPHPGERLHQANLEIFKGKNGDERQQMIKALREELRLEEARLVLLKKLRQSQIQKENVVQKVPVVQNSPSSVQPSPIHSSQGMGKLPVRPGMHTPEPQNLRTAQGHTVIRSGANASLPPMMMSQRVIAPNPSHLQGQRMPSKSGMSRSSTGSMSYQQATSQQVTASQRSGSSAIYMNLAHMQAAAGGVAGVGMGSGGMGAVSPSTMSSGTGGGGSSGVSSLADQASSQAAAKLALRKQLEKTLLEIPPPKPPAPLLHFLPSAANSEFIYMVGLEEVVQSVIDSQGKLRGALSRMEPFFCAQCRIDFTPHWKQEKGGRILCEQCMTSNQKKALKAEHTNRLKNAFVKALQQEQEIEQRLQQQAALSPSTAPTVPNVGKAETMIRHHALRQAPQPQASMQRGLSSSARGVLSNFAQASQLSVASGLLGMTGKQRCGGGGGGGTSGGGGSSRIQHDGRRQIYNIPGGFLRTPYGLNIAYLNQGGVGANKGSSLADRQREYLLDMIPPRSISQSINGQK; translated from the exons ATGGAGCGGATGTCTGAGGAGGCGCTGAGGCTGAACCTGCTCAAGCGGGGCCTGGAGACGTCCGAGGAGCGTGAAGAAGCCCTGGCCAAGCGCCTCAAGATGGAGGGCCACGAGGCTATGGAGCGCCTCAAGATGCTGGCCTTGCTCAAGCGCAAGGACCTGGCCGCGTTGGAAGGGGCGGCAGCGGTGGCTGCCGGATCCCTGGACGGCAGCAAAGGGGGGCCGGGGGGgagccgccaccaccaccaccaccaccaaagtaTGCTGGCAGGCGCGGCGGCGGCCTATGAGGAGAAGATGAACGGGAGGCTGGGGGGCCACGGAGGCCCCAGTAAGAATGGCAAGGAGAACATGGTGGACGAACCAGTGGACTTCAGCGCCAGAAGAGG CGACGTGGACCGTGAGCGACACACTCCGTCCCCGGACGTGATCATCCTGTCGGACAACGAGGCATCCAGTCCCAGAGGAACGCCCCACCCCGGAGAGAGGCTGCACCAGGCCAACCTGGAGATCTTCAAG GGGAAGAATGGTGACGAGCGACAGCAGATGATCAAGGCTCTGAGGGAAGAGCTGCGTCTGGAGGAGGCCCGTCTGGTGCTGCTCAAGAAGCTTCGGCAGAGCCAGATCCAGAAGGAGAACGTTGTGCAGAAG GTACCTGTGGTCCAGAATAGCCCCTCTTCGGTGCAGCCGTCCCCCATCCACAGTTCACAGGGGATGGGAAAGCTGCCGGTGCGCCCTGGCATGCACACCCCAGAGCCCCAGAACCTCCGCActgcacag GGTCACACAGTCATCAGGTCGGGGGCCAACGCCTCCCTGCCCCCGATGATGATGTCACAGAGGGTCATCGCCCCCAACCCGTCCCATCTGCAGGGCCAGAGAATGCCCTCCAAGTCTGGCATGAGCCGCTCTAGCACGGGCAGCATGAGCTACCAGCAG GCCACTAGCCAGCAGGTGACGGCGTCCCAGCGTTCGGGCTCCTCTGCAATCTACATGAACTTGGCCCACATGCAGGCGGCGGCTGGTGGCGTGGCCGGTGTGGGGATGGGCAGCGGCGGGATGGGCGCTGTTAGCCCTTCCACCATGTCGAGCGGCACAGGTGGCGGCGGCAGCTCCGGCGTGAGTTCCCTGGCGGACCAGGCCAGCAGCCAAGCGGCAGCCAAGCTGGCCTTGCGCAAACAGCTGGAGAAGACCCTGCTGGAGATCCCGCCGCCCAAGCCACCAGCCCCACTCCTGCACTTCCTGCCGTCGGCGGCCAACAGCGAGTTCATCTACATGGTGGGCCTGGAGGAGGTGGTGCAGAGCGTCATCGACAGCCAGG GTAAGCTGCGGGGGGCGCTGTCACGCATGGAGCCCTTCTTCTGCGCCCAGTGCAGGATCGACTTCACCCCACACTGGAAGCAGGAGAAAGGCGGGCGTATCCTCTGCGAGCAGTGCATGACGTCCAATCAGAAGAAGGCCCTGAAGGCGGAGCACACTAATAGGCTGAAGAACGCATTCGTCAAGGCCCTGCAGCAGGAGCAG GAGATTGAGCAAAGGCTCCAGCAGCAGGCGGCCCTCTCCCCCAGCACGGCTCCGACTGTTCCCAACGTCGGCAAGGCTGAGACCATGATCCGACATCACGCCCTGCGTCAG GCTCCCCAGCCTCAGGCCTCCATGCAGCGGGGTCTCTCCAGCTCGGCGAGGGGCGTCCTCTCCAACTTCGCCCAGGCCTCCCAGCTCTCCGTGGCCAGCGGCCTGCTGGGGATGACGGGGAAGCAGCgctgtggaggaggtggtggtggcggAACTAGTGGCGGCGGTGGCAGCAGTCGGATCCAGCATGATGGCCGCCGCCAGATCTACAACATCCCCGGTGGGTTTTTGAGAACCCCTTATG ggTTGAACATTGCCTACCTGAACCAAGGAGGGGTCGGGGCCAACAAAGGCTCCAGCTTAGCGGACCGCCAGAGGGAGTACCTGTTGGACATGATCCCGCCACGCTCCATATCACAGTCCATCAACGGACAGAAATGA
- the LOC115132726 gene encoding DNA-directed RNA polymerase III subunit RPC7-like isoform X1, whose translation MAGRGRGRGRGQMTFNLEDVGIGRGDSLPPTTFKPSPIFPPMPVQPVPLQTGEEVEYMLALKQELRAATKTLPFYIRRAAPKRDVDRYSDKYQSGEPKDSTIEWSPDWSRLPKELCVKVREPRGKRPTPQVKRTKKPLVGKEEILTKLETLEKKEEAVNSEEEQDEEKKKTNEEEEQADEEDYEEDFEEDTDYIMSYFDNGEEFGGDSDDNMDEATY comes from the exons ATGGCTGGAAGAGGCAGGGGTCGTGGAAGGGGACAGATGACCTTCAACCTGGAGGATGTGGGCATAGGAAGGGGGGACAGCCTGCCCCCCACCACCTTTAAGCCCTCACCCATCTTCCCT CCCATGCCAGTCCAGCCTGTGCCCctgcagacaggagaggaggtggagtacATGCTTGCTCTGAAACAGGAGCTGAGGGCCGCCACCAAGACCCTGCCTTTCTACATCAGACGGGCTGCTCCCAAAAGAG ATGTCGATCGCTACTCTGATAAGTACCAGAGCGGAGAGCCCAAGGACAGCACCATCGAGTGGAGCCCAG ACTGGAGCAGATTGCCTAAAGAGCTTTGCGTTAAAGTGAGAGAACCTCGGGGTAAAA GACCCACACCTCAAGTTAAACGGACAAAGAAACCTCTTGTAGGAAAAGAGGAGATTCTCACCAAGCTAGAG ACTCTTGAAAAGAAAGAAGAGGCAGTGAACTCTGAGGAAGAGCAGGACGAGGAGAAAAAGAAGACGAACGAGGAAGAAGAACAGGCAGATGAAGAGGACTATGAGGAAGACTTTGAAGAG GATACCGACTACATCATGTCTTACTTTGACAATGGAGAGGAGTTTGGAGGGGACAGTGACGACAACATGGACGAAGCCACTTACTGA
- the LOC115132726 gene encoding DNA-directed RNA polymerase III subunit RPC7-like isoform X2, with protein sequence MFSFSLQGNCLSEPMPVQPVPLQTGEEVEYMLALKQELRAATKTLPFYIRRAAPKRDVDRYSDKYQSGEPKDSTIEWSPDWSRLPKELCVKVREPRGKRPTPQVKRTKKPLVGKEEILTKLETLEKKEEAVNSEEEQDEEKKKTNEEEEQADEEDYEEDFEEDTDYIMSYFDNGEEFGGDSDDNMDEATY encoded by the exons ATGTTTTCTTTTTCTCTTCAAGGCAATTGTCTCTCTGAG CCCATGCCAGTCCAGCCTGTGCCCctgcagacaggagaggaggtggagtacATGCTTGCTCTGAAACAGGAGCTGAGGGCCGCCACCAAGACCCTGCCTTTCTACATCAGACGGGCTGCTCCCAAAAGAG ATGTCGATCGCTACTCTGATAAGTACCAGAGCGGAGAGCCCAAGGACAGCACCATCGAGTGGAGCCCAG ACTGGAGCAGATTGCCTAAAGAGCTTTGCGTTAAAGTGAGAGAACCTCGGGGTAAAA GACCCACACCTCAAGTTAAACGGACAAAGAAACCTCTTGTAGGAAAAGAGGAGATTCTCACCAAGCTAGAG ACTCTTGAAAAGAAAGAAGAGGCAGTGAACTCTGAGGAAGAGCAGGACGAGGAGAAAAAGAAGACGAACGAGGAAGAAGAACAGGCAGATGAAGAGGACTATGAGGAAGACTTTGAAGAG GATACCGACTACATCATGTCTTACTTTGACAATGGAGAGGAGTTTGGAGGGGACAGTGACGACAACATGGACGAAGCCACTTACTGA
- the LOC115132726 gene encoding DNA-directed RNA polymerase III subunit RPC7-like isoform X3, producing the protein MPVQPVPLQTGEEVEYMLALKQELRAATKTLPFYIRRAAPKRDVDRYSDKYQSGEPKDSTIEWSPDWSRLPKELCVKVREPRGKRPTPQVKRTKKPLVGKEEILTKLETLEKKEEAVNSEEEQDEEKKKTNEEEEQADEEDYEEDFEEDTDYIMSYFDNGEEFGGDSDDNMDEATY; encoded by the exons ATGCCAGTCCAGCCTGTGCCCctgcagacaggagaggaggtggagtacATGCTTGCTCTGAAACAGGAGCTGAGGGCCGCCACCAAGACCCTGCCTTTCTACATCAGACGGGCTGCTCCCAAAAGAG ATGTCGATCGCTACTCTGATAAGTACCAGAGCGGAGAGCCCAAGGACAGCACCATCGAGTGGAGCCCAG ACTGGAGCAGATTGCCTAAAGAGCTTTGCGTTAAAGTGAGAGAACCTCGGGGTAAAA GACCCACACCTCAAGTTAAACGGACAAAGAAACCTCTTGTAGGAAAAGAGGAGATTCTCACCAAGCTAGAG ACTCTTGAAAAGAAAGAAGAGGCAGTGAACTCTGAGGAAGAGCAGGACGAGGAGAAAAAGAAGACGAACGAGGAAGAAGAACAGGCAGATGAAGAGGACTATGAGGAAGACTTTGAAGAG GATACCGACTACATCATGTCTTACTTTGACAATGGAGAGGAGTTTGGAGGGGACAGTGACGACAACATGGACGAAGCCACTTACTGA